One part of the Streptomyces lienomycini genome encodes these proteins:
- a CDS encoding DUF6328 family protein gives MWTELIQEVRVAQMGVQILFGFLLTVVFQPKYEQLSETDQTIYLITVVLGAVTTGALIGPVSLHRLVSGRRVKPQAVRWASRLTVLGLVLLLATTACSLLLILRVATHDGFVPYLVTGVVLWYLLCWFGIPLWTRYRHTAR, from the coding sequence ATGTGGACGGAGCTGATCCAGGAGGTCCGCGTCGCCCAGATGGGCGTGCAGATCCTGTTCGGCTTCCTGCTCACGGTCGTGTTCCAGCCGAAGTACGAGCAGCTCTCGGAGACCGATCAGACGATCTACCTGATCACCGTGGTTCTCGGCGCCGTGACGACCGGTGCCCTGATCGGGCCGGTGTCCCTGCACCGCCTCGTCTCCGGACGGCGGGTGAAGCCCCAGGCGGTGCGGTGGGCGTCCCGGCTGACCGTGCTCGGCCTGGTGCTGCTGCTCGCCACGACGGCCTGCTCGCTGCTGCTGATCCTGCGCGTCGCGACCCACGACGGCTTCGTGCCCTACCTCGTCACCGGCGTGGTGCTCTGGTACCTGCTGTGCTGGTTCGGGATCCCCCTGTGGACCCGGTACCGCCACACGGCCCGCTGA
- a CDS encoding ATP-dependent Clp protease proteolytic subunit: protein MSPLIAGRAPAAPPRAEDGDTPATRFDDRLAEQLLDQRIVLLGTQVDEVSANRVCAQLLILSAQDPRTDISLYINSPGGSVHAGLAIYDTMRLVPNDVATLAMGFAASMGQFLLSVGTAGKRYALPNARVMMHQPSAGIGGTTADIEIQADNLEFTKRTIERITAEHTGQSPETISRDGDRDRWFTAEEAREYGMVDRVVQSLADVRPAAAKRRMGL, encoded by the coding sequence ATGTCTCCACTCATCGCAGGCCGCGCCCCGGCCGCACCGCCCAGGGCCGAGGACGGCGACACCCCCGCGACCCGGTTCGACGACCGGCTCGCCGAGCAGTTGCTCGACCAGCGGATCGTGCTGCTGGGCACCCAGGTCGACGAGGTGTCCGCGAACCGGGTCTGCGCGCAGTTGCTGATCCTGTCCGCGCAGGACCCGCGCACCGACATCAGCCTGTACATCAACAGCCCCGGCGGGTCCGTGCACGCGGGGCTCGCCATCTACGACACCATGCGCCTGGTCCCCAACGACGTCGCGACGCTCGCCATGGGGTTCGCCGCCAGCATGGGGCAGTTCCTGCTGAGTGTCGGCACGGCGGGCAAGCGCTACGCGCTGCCGAACGCGCGGGTCATGATGCACCAGCCGTCGGCGGGCATCGGCGGGACCACGGCCGACATCGAGATCCAGGCGGACAACCTGGAGTTCACCAAGCGGACCATCGAGCGGATCACCGCCGAGCACACCGGTCAGAGCCCGGAGACCATCTCCCGGGACGGCGACCGCGACCGCTGGTTCACGGCCGAGGAGGCCAGGGAGTACGGAATGGTGGACCGGGTCGTGCAGTCCCTCGCGGATGTGCGCCCGGCCGCCGCCAAGCGACGGATGGGGCTGTGA
- a CDS encoding ribonuclease H family protein yields MIERMRERVVAACDGASKGNPGPAGWAWVVADASETPVRWESGPLGRATNNIAELTALERLLASTDPEVPLEVRMDSQYAMKAVTTWLPGWKRNGWKTAAGKPVANQELVVRIDELLDGRSVEFRYVPAHQVDGDRLNDFADRAASQAAVVQEAAGSGLGSPEPPPAPDVPAARKAPRRGSSGPARKSGGSSARTIKAKFPGRCLCGRPYAAGEPIAKNDQGWGHPECRTVAAG; encoded by the coding sequence ATGATCGAGCGCATGCGTGAACGAGTGGTGGCCGCGTGCGACGGGGCTTCGAAGGGAAACCCGGGTCCGGCCGGCTGGGCCTGGGTGGTCGCCGACGCGTCGGAGACACCGGTCCGCTGGGAGTCCGGCCCGCTGGGCAGGGCCACCAACAACATCGCCGAACTGACGGCGCTGGAGCGCCTGCTGGCGTCGACCGACCCCGAGGTGCCGCTCGAGGTCCGCATGGACTCGCAGTACGCCATGAAGGCCGTCACCACCTGGCTGCCCGGCTGGAAGCGCAACGGCTGGAAGACGGCCGCGGGCAAGCCCGTCGCCAACCAGGAACTCGTCGTACGCATCGACGAACTGCTCGACGGCCGCTCGGTCGAGTTCCGCTACGTGCCCGCCCACCAGGTCGACGGCGACCGGCTCAACGACTTCGCCGACCGCGCCGCCAGCCAGGCGGCCGTCGTCCAGGAGGCCGCGGGCAGCGGCCTCGGCTCCCCGGAGCCGCCGCCGGCGCCGGACGTCCCCGCGGCCCGGAAGGCGCCGCGCCGGGGCTCCTCGGGCCCGGCCCGCAAGAGCGGCGGCTCCTCGGCACGCACCATCAAGGCGAAGTTCCCCGGCCGCTGCCTGTGCGGCCGCCCCTACGCGGCCGGAGAGCCCATCGCCAAGAACGACCAGGGCTGGGGCCACCCGGAGTGCCGCACGGTGGCCGCCGGGTAA
- a CDS encoding FAD-dependent monooxygenase yields MCVKVACVGGGPAGLYLSILLKRQDPSHDVTVYERDPEGSTYGWGVTYWRGLLDRLQEHDPGSARTIEEHSVRWRDGVAHVGDLATRHHGDEGFGIGRHRLLAILAARARELGVRLEFEHPVTGANPPDADLVVAADGAGSALRTHHAGHFGTDIAGGRDPYVWLGTTKVFDAFTFAFTETDHGWIWAYGYGFGPEGSTCVVECAPGTWTGLGLDRADEAEGLVLLEKLFADVLDGHPLTARPSGRAGTPWRTFRTVTNRTWSRGNLVLLGDAAHTTHYSIGAGTTLALEDAMTLAATLHERAGLPDALAHYERERRAALLPVQSAARLSAQWYENLPRYIRLPPEQMFALLGQRHSPLLPYLPPRLYHRLDRAAGRLETLRRLKRRLGPVVARTVQARRLDADGGPGRRGRPDAVPAHRG; encoded by the coding sequence GTGTGTGTGAAGGTCGCCTGCGTCGGCGGTGGACCCGCCGGTCTGTATCTGTCGATCCTGCTGAAGCGGCAGGACCCGTCCCACGACGTCACCGTGTACGAACGCGACCCGGAGGGCTCCACCTACGGCTGGGGCGTCACCTACTGGCGCGGGCTGCTCGACCGGCTCCAGGAACACGACCCCGGGTCCGCGCGCACCATCGAGGAGCACTCCGTGCGCTGGCGCGACGGCGTCGCCCACGTGGGCGACCTGGCCACCCGGCACCACGGCGACGAGGGCTTCGGCATCGGCCGCCACCGGCTCCTCGCGATCCTCGCCGCACGCGCCCGCGAGCTGGGCGTACGCCTGGAGTTCGAGCACCCGGTCACCGGGGCCAACCCACCCGACGCCGACCTCGTGGTGGCGGCCGACGGGGCGGGCAGCGCCCTGCGCACCCACCACGCCGGCCACTTCGGCACCGACATCGCGGGCGGCCGCGACCCCTACGTGTGGCTCGGCACCACCAAGGTCTTCGACGCCTTCACCTTCGCCTTCACCGAGACCGACCACGGCTGGATCTGGGCGTACGGCTACGGCTTCGGCCCGGAAGGCAGCACCTGCGTCGTCGAGTGCGCGCCCGGGACCTGGACCGGCCTGGGCCTGGACCGGGCCGACGAGGCCGAGGGACTGGTCCTGCTGGAGAAGCTCTTCGCCGACGTGCTGGACGGACACCCGCTCACCGCGCGGCCCTCCGGCCGGGCCGGCACCCCGTGGCGCACCTTCCGCACCGTCACCAACCGCACCTGGTCCCGCGGCAACCTCGTCCTGCTCGGCGACGCCGCCCACACCACGCACTACTCCATCGGCGCCGGCACCACGCTGGCCCTGGAGGACGCCATGACGCTGGCCGCGACGCTGCACGAGCGGGCCGGCCTCCCGGACGCCCTCGCCCACTACGAACGCGAACGCCGGGCCGCCCTGCTGCCGGTGCAGAGCGCGGCCCGGCTCAGCGCCCAGTGGTACGAGAACCTGCCCCGCTACATCCGCCTGCCGCCCGAGCAGATGTTCGCCCTGCTCGGCCAGCGCCACTCGCCGCTGCTGCCGTATCTCCCGCCCCGCCTGTACCACCGGCTCGACCGGGCGGCCGGCCGGCTGGAGACGCTGCGCCGGCTCAAGCGCAGGCTGGGGCCGGTCGTCGCGCGCACGGTCCAGGCGCGCAGGCTCGACGCCGACGGGGGACCGGGGCGCCGCGGGCGTCCCGACGCGGTGCCCGCGCACCGCGGATGA
- a CDS encoding ClpP family protease: MGSYTIPNVVERTPQGERSYDVFSRLLSERIIFLGTDIDDGVANVVIAQLLHLESSAPESEIAIYINSPGGSFTSLMAIYDTMTFVQAPISTFCVGQAASTAAVLLAGGDPGRRFVLEHARVLLGQPASGGRQGTVSDLALQAKEMVRIRSQVEEVLARHTHHDVAALRADMDRDKVFTAQEAVAYGLADEVLVRRLARV, encoded by the coding sequence ATGGGGAGCTACACGATTCCGAACGTCGTCGAGCGGACCCCGCAGGGCGAGCGCTCCTACGACGTGTTCAGCCGGCTGCTGTCGGAGCGGATCATCTTCCTGGGGACCGACATCGACGACGGCGTGGCCAACGTCGTGATCGCACAGCTCCTGCATCTGGAGTCGTCGGCCCCGGAGAGCGAGATCGCGATCTACATCAACTCCCCCGGCGGCTCGTTCACCTCGCTGATGGCGATCTACGACACGATGACGTTCGTGCAGGCGCCGATCTCCACGTTCTGTGTAGGGCAGGCGGCGTCCACGGCGGCCGTGCTGCTGGCGGGCGGGGACCCGGGGCGCCGCTTCGTGCTCGAGCACGCGCGGGTGCTGCTGGGGCAGCCGGCCAGTGGCGGGCGGCAGGGCACGGTCTCCGATCTGGCGCTCCAGGCCAAGGAGATGGTGCGGATCCGCTCCCAGGTGGAGGAGGTGCTGGCCCGCCACACGCACCACGACGTCGCGGCACTGCGTGCGGACATGGACCGCGACAAGGTGTTCACCGCCCAGGAGGCGGTGGCGTACGGGCTGGCCGACGAGGTGCTCGTCCGGCGCCTGGCGCGGGTGTGA
- a CDS encoding VOC family protein — protein sequence MSTDGFTTCLWFDGDAEEAAHFYVSLFKNSGVGAVTRYPEGSYQPAGSVLTVEFTANGQKFVGLNGGPQFRFNEAISFQIGCEDQEEVDHYWSRLTEGGGEHGPCGWLKDRFGVSWQVVPRRLEEMFRDPDPAKVARANKAMMSMRKLDIAALEQAYAGE from the coding sequence ATGAGCACCGACGGATTCACCACGTGCCTGTGGTTCGACGGCGATGCCGAGGAGGCCGCCCACTTCTACGTCTCCCTCTTCAAGAACTCCGGCGTCGGCGCCGTCACCCGCTACCCGGAGGGGTCGTACCAGCCCGCGGGCAGCGTGCTCACCGTCGAGTTCACGGCCAACGGCCAGAAGTTCGTGGGCCTCAACGGCGGCCCGCAGTTCAGGTTCAACGAGGCGATCTCCTTCCAGATCGGCTGCGAGGACCAGGAGGAGGTCGACCACTACTGGTCGAGGCTCACCGAGGGCGGCGGCGAGCACGGCCCCTGCGGCTGGCTCAAGGACAGGTTCGGCGTGTCCTGGCAGGTCGTCCCGAGGAGGCTGGAGGAGATGTTCCGCGACCCGGATCCCGCGAAGGTGGCGCGCGCCAACAAGGCCATGATGTCGATGCGCAAGCTCGACATCGCCGCGCTGGAACAGGCGTACGCCGGGGAGTGA
- a CDS encoding SsgA family sporulation/cell division regulator, with protein sequence MNTVVHKTLVVQLQAGDTADRFPVLAHLGYDAADPFALTVVFSHDGRVLARWTLDREMVGEGLTRPVGVGDVRLRPESRGMWDELRVELLGDDRADGDRHRAVVFVWAAAVEAFLHETYTVVRPGEEEVSVDDFLAELTAEG encoded by the coding sequence GTGAACACCGTCGTGCACAAGACCCTGGTGGTGCAGCTGCAGGCGGGCGACACCGCCGACCGGTTCCCCGTGCTCGCCCACCTCGGATACGACGCGGCGGACCCCTTCGCCCTGACCGTGGTCTTCAGCCACGACGGCCGGGTGCTGGCCCGCTGGACGCTGGACCGGGAGATGGTGGGCGAGGGGCTCACCCGACCGGTCGGCGTGGGCGACGTGCGGCTGCGGCCCGAGTCGCGGGGCATGTGGGACGAGCTGCGCGTCGAGCTGCTGGGCGACGACCGGGCCGACGGGGACCGTCATCGCGCCGTCGTGTTCGTGTGGGCCGCGGCCGTCGAGGCCTTCCTGCACGAGACGTACACGGTGGTCCGGCCCGGGGAGGAAGAGGTGAGCGTCGACGACTTCCTCGCCGAGCTGACCGCCGAGGGCTGA
- a CDS encoding LLM class F420-dependent oxidoreductase: MAQIGYTMMTEQAGPRELVGHLVRAEEVGFDFSVTSDHYFPWLRSQGHAPYAWSVLGAAAQATSRIPLMTYVTCPTFRYHPAVVAQKAATLQLLSEGRFRLGLGSGENLNEHVVGGGWPSVDVRHEMLQEAVEIIRALFEGGHVNHRGAHFDVESARLWDLPDSAPPIGVAVSGERSCKLAGEFADLVIATEPKAGLLEAFDRHGGAGKPRVGQLPVSYDPDRDTAIRRAHSQFRWFGSGWKVNSELPHPDSFDAATQFVTPDDVAESIPCGDDPDAFVAAVRPYVEAGFTEIALVQIGGESQPAFLDWSEKTLLPALREAFGRD; this comes from the coding sequence ATGGCACAGATCGGCTACACGATGATGACCGAGCAGGCCGGCCCGCGGGAACTCGTCGGGCATCTGGTGCGGGCCGAGGAGGTGGGGTTCGACTTCTCGGTGACGTCGGACCACTACTTCCCGTGGCTGCGCTCGCAGGGCCACGCGCCCTATGCCTGGAGCGTGCTGGGCGCCGCGGCGCAGGCGACCTCCCGCATCCCGCTGATGACGTACGTGACGTGTCCGACGTTCCGCTACCACCCGGCGGTGGTGGCGCAGAAGGCGGCGACGCTGCAGCTGCTGTCCGAGGGCCGGTTCCGGCTGGGGCTCGGCTCGGGCGAGAACCTCAACGAGCACGTGGTGGGCGGCGGCTGGCCGTCCGTCGACGTACGTCACGAGATGCTCCAGGAGGCCGTGGAGATCATCCGGGCCCTGTTCGAGGGCGGTCATGTGAACCACCGCGGCGCGCACTTCGACGTGGAGTCGGCCCGGCTGTGGGACCTGCCGGACAGCGCGCCGCCCATCGGTGTCGCCGTCTCCGGGGAGCGCTCCTGCAAGCTGGCCGGTGAGTTCGCCGACCTGGTGATCGCCACCGAGCCGAAGGCGGGACTGCTGGAGGCCTTCGACCGGCACGGCGGTGCGGGCAAGCCGCGCGTGGGCCAGCTGCCCGTCTCCTACGATCCCGACCGGGACACGGCGATCAGGCGGGCCCACTCCCAGTTCCGCTGGTTCGGCAGCGGCTGGAAGGTCAACTCCGAGCTGCCGCACCCGGACTCCTTCGACGCGGCCACCCAGTTCGTGACGCCCGACGACGTCGCCGAGTCCATCCCCTGCGGCGACGACCCGGACGCGTTCGTCGCGGCCGTGCGCCCCTATGTGGAGGCCGGTTTCACCGAGATCGCCCTGGTGCAGATCGGCGGCGAGTCCCAACCGGCCTTCCTGGACTGGTCGGAGAAGACCCTGCTGCCCGCGCTGCGGGAGGCGTTCGGCCGGGACTGA
- a CDS encoding VOC family protein, translating to MAVSPEGAPCWADAMFTDVEGAKRFYGGVLGWTFGESSSEYGDYTQCYADGKAVAAVVPPPPGHEDRSQWCLYFASPDAAATAGRIRDAGGELLLEPMRVGDFGTMCLARDPSGVVFGVWQGDAHEGFEATAEPGAYCWAEVFTREPGKSDAFFPAVFPYMSRQMRDDQVDFRVFDLGDRTVLGRLAMTDDFPPEAPPHINVYFAVGDCDDAVARATELGGVLRFGPVTTPFGRFAALSDPQGASFSVIDTTTTEGEMPKVTEVP from the coding sequence ATGGCCGTATCACCGGAAGGGGCCCCTTGCTGGGCCGACGCGATGTTCACGGACGTCGAGGGAGCCAAGCGCTTCTACGGCGGCGTCCTCGGCTGGACCTTCGGCGAGTCGTCGTCGGAGTACGGCGACTACACCCAGTGCTACGCGGACGGCAAGGCGGTGGCCGCCGTGGTCCCGCCGCCGCCCGGGCACGAGGACCGGTCCCAGTGGTGCCTGTACTTCGCGTCCCCGGACGCGGCGGCGACCGCCGGACGGATCCGCGACGCAGGCGGCGAGCTGCTCCTGGAGCCGATGCGGGTCGGGGACTTCGGCACCATGTGCCTGGCCCGGGACCCGAGCGGCGTCGTCTTCGGCGTCTGGCAGGGCGACGCCCACGAGGGCTTCGAGGCGACCGCCGAGCCCGGCGCCTACTGCTGGGCCGAGGTCTTCACCCGCGAGCCCGGGAAGTCGGACGCCTTCTTCCCCGCGGTCTTCCCCTACATGTCCCGGCAGATGCGGGACGACCAGGTGGACTTCCGCGTCTTCGACCTCGGCGACCGCACCGTCCTGGGCCGCCTGGCCATGACGGACGACTTCCCGCCCGAGGCGCCGCCCCACATCAACGTCTACTTCGCCGTCGGCGACTGCGACGACGCCGTGGCCCGCGCCACCGAGCTCGGCGGTGTCCTGAGGTTCGGCCCGGTCACCACGCCGTTCGGCCGGTTCGCGGCACTGAGCGACCCGCAGGGCGCGAGCTTCTCGGTGATCGACACCACGACGACCGAAGGGGAGATGCCGAAGGTCACGGAGGTCCCCTGA
- a CDS encoding aldo/keto reductase yields the protein MDERTFDRSDQHASVIGLGTWQLGADWGDVDDKEALAVLEAAAESGVTFFDTADVYGDGRSEQTIATFLASRPDLHVLVATKMGRRVDQIPQNYVLDNFREWNDRSRRNLGVDRVDLVQLHCPPTAVYSSDEVFDALDTLVEEERVAAYGVSVETCEEALTAIARPNVASVQIILNPFRMKPLREVLPAAREAGVGIIARVPLASGLLTGKYTKDTVFAANDHRNFNRHGEAFDQGETFSGVDFATGVEAAAEFAALAPEGYTPAQLALRWIVQQPGVTSVIPGARSPQQARANTEAARLPELSDATLAAIRDLYDRRVKDQVEGRW from the coding sequence ATGGACGAGCGCACTTTCGACAGGTCGGACCAGCACGCGTCGGTCATCGGCCTCGGCACCTGGCAACTGGGCGCCGACTGGGGAGACGTCGACGACAAGGAAGCCCTCGCGGTACTGGAGGCGGCGGCCGAGTCGGGGGTGACCTTCTTCGACACGGCGGACGTCTACGGCGACGGCCGCAGCGAGCAGACCATCGCGACCTTCCTCGCGAGCAGGCCCGACCTGCACGTGCTGGTCGCCACCAAGATGGGCCGCCGGGTCGACCAGATCCCGCAGAACTACGTCCTGGACAACTTCCGGGAATGGAACGACCGCTCCCGCCGCAACCTCGGCGTCGACCGCGTCGACCTGGTGCAGCTGCACTGCCCGCCGACGGCCGTCTACTCCAGCGACGAGGTGTTCGACGCCCTGGACACCCTCGTCGAGGAGGAGCGCGTCGCCGCGTACGGCGTCAGCGTCGAGACCTGCGAGGAGGCCCTCACCGCGATCGCCCGGCCGAACGTGGCGAGCGTCCAGATCATCCTCAACCCGTTCCGCATGAAGCCCCTGCGCGAGGTCCTGCCCGCGGCCCGCGAGGCGGGCGTCGGCATCATCGCCCGGGTGCCGCTGGCGTCCGGCCTGCTGACCGGCAAGTACACCAAGGACACCGTCTTCGCCGCGAACGACCACCGGAACTTCAACCGGCACGGCGAGGCCTTCGACCAGGGCGAGACCTTCTCCGGCGTCGACTTCGCCACCGGAGTGGAGGCCGCCGCCGAGTTCGCCGCGCTCGCCCCCGAGGGATACACCCCGGCCCAACTGGCGCTGCGCTGGATCGTCCAGCAGCCCGGCGTGACGAGCGTGATCCCCGGTGCCCGGTCGCCCCAGCAGGCCCGCGCCAACACGGAGGCGGCCCGGCTGCCGGAGCTGTCCGACGCCACCCTCGCCGCGATCCGCGACCTCTACGACCGCCGCGTCAAGGACCAGGTCGAGGGCCGCTGGTAG